The genomic window CATCAGGGCCTTGCCGACCTTCTGGAGGAAACCGAACGGATTGAGGTTCATGGCGGACTCCGGTCAGTCGGCCATGGAGGCCAGGCGCGCCCGGACCTCCATCGCGGTGGGAAGGGTGAGCATCTCCCGTGCCAGGGCCTCGCACTCGGTGCGGGCCAGCCGCGAGAGCCGGCACTTGACGGCCCCGATGGAGGGGACGTCCACGCTCAGCTCGTCGACCCCCAGACCCAGGAGGGCGGGCAGGGCGAGCAGGTCGGAGGCGAGTCCGCCGCAGACGCCCACCCACTTGCCGTGGCGGTGCGCGGCCTCCACGGTGAGGGCGATGAGCCGGAGCACCGCGGGGTGCAGGGCGTCGGCCTGCCGCGCCAGCCTGGGGTGGCCGCGGTCCATGGCCAGGCAGTACTGGGTGAGGTCGTTGGTGCCGATGGAGAAGAAGTCCACCTCCCGGGCCAGGGCGTCGGCGATGAGCGCGGCGGAGGGAACCTCGATCATCACGCCCACCTTCACGGCGGGGTACTGGGTCCCCGCCTCCTCCGCGAGGATGGCCTTGGCGGCCCGCAGCTCCTCCAGGGTGGCCACCATGGGGAACATGATGTGGAGGTCGCCCAGGTGCGCCGCCCGCAGCAGGGACCGCAGCTGGGCGCGGAAGAGCCCGGGCCGGTCCAGGCTCACGCGGATGCCGCGCAGGCCCAGGAAGGGGTTGTCCTCCCGGGGCAGGGGCTGGTAGGCCAGGGGCTTGTCCCCGCCCACGTCCAGGGTGCGCACCACGAGCCTGCGGCCCGGGCCCAGGGCCGCCGCGCAGGCGCCGTACTCCTCGGCCTGGGCGTCCTCGGTCGGAGCTTCGGGCCGGTCGTGGAAGAGGAACTCGCTGCGCAGGAGGCCCACCGCCTGGGCCCCCGCGGCCACGGCCTCCCGGGCGTCGGCGGCGTTGCGGATGTTGGCGGCGACCTCCACCGGGAAGCCGTCGGCGGTGACGGCCGGTTTCTGCGCCGCCTCGCGCTCCAGGGCCCGCTGGGAGGCCTGGCGGTCGATGCGGGCCAGGGCCTGCACCAGGTCGGCCTCGCCCAGGTCCGGGCGCAGGACCCCCAGGGTGCCGTCCAGCACCGCCAGGGTGCCGCCGGCCAGGTCCAGGACGGCCTCGTCGATGCCGCAGACGGCCGGGATCCCCAGGGACCGCGCCAGGATCGCCACGTGGCCCGTGGGCCCGCCGGTGGTGGTGCACAGGCCCAGCACCCTCGTGCGGTCCAGCTGGGCCGCCTCGGAGGGCGAGAGCTCCTCCGCCACGAGGATGGTGTCCTCCGGCGCCTCCAGCCGGCCCGGGCCGGCGCCGGCGAGCAGGGCCAGCACCCGGCGACCCACGTCCCGGATGTCGCCGGCCCGCTCCCTCAGCAGGGGCGAGTCCAGGCCCGCCAGGAGCGTCGCGTGGCGGGTGAAGGCGGCGCGCCATGCGTAGGCCGCGCTCCGGCCGGCGGCGATGCCCTCGAGGGCAAGGTCCGCCAGGTCGGGGTCCGCCAGGAGCTCCCGGTGGGCCGACAGGATCTCCCGGCGGGGCGAGCCCGGGGCCGCGCCGGCGACGATGGCGTCCAGCGCGAGTCCCGCCTCCCCCAGGGCGGCCTCCAGGCGGGAGCGCTCCAGGGCTGGGCCCCGGCCCTCCTCGGCCACCGGAGGCGGCTCCGGCCGGTATTGGAAGATGCGCCCCACCGCGAAGCCCGGCGAGGCCGGCACCCCTGCCAGTTCTCCCGAGCCCGCCGAGGCCCGCGGCGCCGCCGCGGGGCTCTCCACGGAAGCGTCGCCGCAGCCCGCGGCCAGGAGCGCGGCCAGGGCCGCCGCGGCTTCGGCGGCGCCTGCCCCGGTGGCGCGCACGCGCAGGGCGTCCCCGCCCTTGGCGCCCAGGCCCAGGATGGCCACCACGGACTTGGCGTTCACCTCCGTGCCGCCCTTCACGAGCCGGACGGCGGCCCCGAAGCGCTTGGCCTCGGCCGCGAGGAGCGCTGCGGGGCGGGCGTGCAGCCCCGCGGGGTTGGGCAGGACGACCGCATCCGATTCCACCGTGACCCCCGCGTTCCCCGCGGCGCCGTCCTGCTGCTCCCGCAGGGTGAGCGCGAAGGCCAGGTCCCGCCCGGCCACCACCAGGCCCGAGGCCGGACGCAGGGAGGCCACCCGGGCGCCGTCCGGGATGACCATCAGGGTGAGGAGGCTCCGGGCCCTGCGGCCCACCAGGGCCGCGTCGAAGGCGACGAGGGGCTGGCCCGCGGCCACCCGGTCCCCCATGCGCACCTTGGCCTGGAAGCCCTCGCCCTTGAGTTCCACCGTGTCGAGCCCGATGTGCAGGAGCACCTCCACCCCCGAGGCGGAGGTGATGGCCAGGGCGTGGTGGGCGGCGTGCAGCTGGGTGACGGTGCCCGCCAGCGGGGCCACCAGGACGGAGGAGGTGGGGTCGATGGCGATCCCGTCCCCCACCAGCCTCCCGGCGAAGACGGGATCGGGCACCTCGTCCAGGGGGACCAGGATGCCAGAAAGGGGAGCGCGCAGCTCCAGTTGGACGGCCGCGGGCGTGGATACGACCATGGGGACTCCTTCCGGGGATTGTGCCGTCAGTGTGGCACCTCGGCCCGGGAATAGGAAAAAACAATTAATAGTGGGCGATCGGCCGACTCAGGCCTGCGGCATCAGCCAGTGTCCCCGCGTGGCCGCCACGGGCCGCTGGGGGTCCTCCTGCCAGAGGTTGGCCTGGACCAGGGAGACGCGGTTGCCCAGGCGGATCGTGATGCCCTGCCCGTAGGTGTCCACCGGACGGGCCGGCCGCAGGTAGTCGATGGAGAAGTCCACCGCCTTGGGAATGGCCGGGGTCATGGGCGCGTTGGTGGCGACCAGGTGCATGAACATCACCGTCTCCGCGAAGCCCGCGAGCACGCCGCCGTGGATGGCCGGCAGCCGGGGGTTGCCGATGAGCTCGCCGCGGTAGGGCAGGCGGAGGATGGGGCCGGCCTCCACCTGGGGGTGCATCACCACCCCCAGGAAGTCCACGTAGGGCGACCGGCCTTCGGGGATGGCGGGGTGGGTGGCCTGGGACGCGGCCTCGTGGGCCTCGGGCGACACCTGGTGCAGGGCGGGGTCCGGGATGAGCGCCTTGCGCGGCCCGCTCCCGGAGGTTCCCGCCGTGCGCATGAAGGTGGCGTTCACCAGCGCGATCACCTCGCCGCTGCCCGGCTGCCGGACCTCCCCGGTCACGAAGGCCACGCTGCGGGACACCCGGTGGCAGTGCGCGTGGGCCGTGAGGTCCCCGCCCGCGTCCGCGGAGCGCAGGTAGTCCATGCGCAGGTCCAGCGTCGCGAAGTTCCCGGCCTCGCCGATGGCCGCCCCCACCGCGAACCCGCACGCCGTGTCCGCCAGCGCGCAGATGCACCCCGTGTGGATGCGGTTGCGCGTCACGTCTCCGCTCCATTCGGGCCGGACCGGCTGGTGGAGGGTCACGCCGTCCGCGTCCACGCCGGCGATGGTCATGCCCGCCATGCGGGAGTAGGGGATGATGGCCATGCGCTGGTCGAACCGCTGGCGGAGGTCGGGGGCGGGGCTTGGGGGCTTCGTCATCAGAAACATTCTAGGCTGGCTTCCGCGGCAGGACTGATTTCTTCATCGCAGGAACGCCCATGACCGGGCGTATCCCCTCAGCCACCCCCATCCATCCGAAAATGCTGATCCGCAAAAAGTGCATTGACCCAAGTGCTCTCCATGCAGGAGTGGCGGGAATCCTGAAGATTCCAACGGTTCGTGATGGCCTCCGGCCCGGCGCCCTACCTCGAAGCCGCGGTGATGGCCAGGCCGTCGCCGTCGCGCGTCACCATGGCCGTCCCGCCGTCCTTCAGCGCCCCGAACAGGATCTCGTTGGCCAGCGGCTTCTTCAGGTGCTCCTCCACCACCCGCGCCATGGGGCGGGCGCCGAAGGCGGGGTCGTAGCCCTTCTCGGCCAGCCACTCCCTGGCGGGCTTCGCGACCTCCAGCACCACGTTCTTCTCGTCCAGGAGCCCCTGCAGCTCCTTCAGGTTCTTGTCCACCACCTTGAGGATCTCGGGCCTGCCCAGGGGGCCGAAGGTGACGATGGCGTCCAGGCGGTTGCGGAACTCGGGGCTGAAGGCCTTTTCCAGCGCCCCCCGGGCGCTGCCGCCGGTGCCGGCGTCGGCGAAGCCCACCTTGCGCTGGCTGAGGTTCCTCGCGCCGGCGTTGGTGGTCATGATCAGGGCGGCGTGGCGGAAGTCGGCCTTGCGGCCGTGGTTGTCGGTGAGGGTGGCGTGGTCCATGACCTGGAGGAGGATGGCGTAGATGTCGGGGTGGGCCTTCTCGATCTCGTCCAGGAGGACCACCGCGTGGGGGTTCCTGCGCACGGCGTCCACCAGGAGGCCGCCGTCCTCGAAGCCCACGTAGCCGGGAGGGGCGCCGATGAGGCGGCTCACGGCGTGCTTCTCCATGTACTCGGACATGTCGAAGCGGATG from Geothrix sp. 21YS21S-2 includes these protein-coding regions:
- the ptsP gene encoding phosphoenolpyruvate--protein phosphotransferase, whose amino-acid sequence is MVVSTPAAVQLELRAPLSGILVPLDEVPDPVFAGRLVGDGIAIDPTSSVLVAPLAGTVTQLHAAHHALAITSASGVEVLLHIGLDTVELKGEGFQAKVRMGDRVAAGQPLVAFDAALVGRRARSLLTLMVIPDGARVASLRPASGLVVAGRDLAFALTLREQQDGAAGNAGVTVESDAVVLPNPAGLHARPAALLAAEAKRFGAAVRLVKGGTEVNAKSVVAILGLGAKGGDALRVRATGAGAAEAAAALAALLAAGCGDASVESPAAAPRASAGSGELAGVPASPGFAVGRIFQYRPEPPPVAEEGRGPALERSRLEAALGEAGLALDAIVAGAAPGSPRREILSAHRELLADPDLADLALEGIAAGRSAAYAWRAAFTRHATLLAGLDSPLLRERAGDIRDVGRRVLALLAGAGPGRLEAPEDTILVAEELSPSEAAQLDRTRVLGLCTTTGGPTGHVAILARSLGIPAVCGIDEAVLDLAGGTLAVLDGTLGVLRPDLGEADLVQALARIDRQASQRALEREAAQKPAVTADGFPVEVAANIRNAADAREAVAAGAQAVGLLRSEFLFHDRPEAPTEDAQAEEYGACAAALGPGRRLVVRTLDVGGDKPLAYQPLPREDNPFLGLRGIRVSLDRPGLFRAQLRSLLRAAHLGDLHIMFPMVATLEELRAAKAILAEEAGTQYPAVKVGVMIEVPSAALIADALAREVDFFSIGTNDLTQYCLAMDRGHPRLARQADALHPAVLRLIALTVEAAHRHGKWVGVCGGLASDLLALPALLGLGVDELSVDVPSIGAVKCRLSRLARTECEALAREMLTLPTAMEVRARLASMAD
- a CDS encoding PaaI family thioesterase, which translates into the protein MTKPPSPAPDLRQRFDQRMAIIPYSRMAGMTIAGVDADGVTLHQPVRPEWSGDVTRNRIHTGCICALADTACGFAVGAAIGEAGNFATLDLRMDYLRSADAGGDLTAHAHCHRVSRSVAFVTGEVRQPGSGEVIALVNATFMRTAGTSGSGPRKALIPDPALHQVSPEAHEAASQATHPAIPEGRSPYVDFLGVVMHPQVEAGPILRLPYRGELIGNPRLPAIHGGVLAGFAETVMFMHLVATNAPMTPAIPKAVDFSIDYLRPARPVDTYGQGITIRLGNRVSLVQANLWQEDPQRPVAATRGHWLMPQA